One genomic segment of Desulfosporosinus sp. Sb-LF includes these proteins:
- the cysE gene encoding serine O-acetyltransferase, giving the protein MFRQVSRDIRVIFERDPAAKSIWEVIFCYAGFHAVIFHRMAHWLYQHKLVLLPRMISQLSRFLTGIEIHPGAKIGQGFFIDHGSGVVIGETAEVGDNVTLYQGVTLGGTGKEKGKRHPTIGNNVVIGAGAKVLGSFKVGDNVKIGAGSVVNKVVPSDTTVVGIPGRIVLHNGVPIKDPDLRHDELPDPVNEMLKCLMQRVEYLEERLNDEESRYNVFEIIQHHDTSKRGVPPKGERESCDVRVRSNDL; this is encoded by the coding sequence ATGTTTCGACAGGTCAGTCGAGATATTCGCGTAATTTTTGAACGAGATCCTGCAGCAAAAAGTATCTGGGAGGTCATATTTTGTTACGCTGGTTTTCATGCTGTGATTTTTCATCGAATGGCCCATTGGCTGTATCAACATAAATTAGTACTCTTGCCGCGTATGATCTCTCAGCTCTCTCGATTTCTCACTGGGATTGAAATCCACCCGGGCGCTAAGATCGGGCAAGGTTTCTTTATTGATCATGGTAGTGGTGTAGTCATTGGCGAAACAGCGGAGGTCGGTGATAATGTAACGTTATATCAGGGGGTTACGTTAGGCGGAACGGGCAAAGAGAAAGGCAAGAGGCACCCGACGATCGGAAATAACGTGGTGATTGGGGCGGGCGCTAAAGTTTTAGGTTCCTTCAAAGTTGGGGATAATGTAAAAATAGGAGCAGGGTCTGTTGTCAATAAAGTTGTCCCCAGCGACACAACGGTAGTAGGAATCCCGGGTCGGATTGTTCTTCATAACGGTGTTCCGATCAAGGACCCTGATTTAAGGCATGATGAACTTCCAGATCCAGTGAATGAAATGCTCAAGTGTTTAATGCAGCGCGTGGAATATTTGGAAGAACGTCTAAACGATGAGGAGAGTCGATACAATGTCTTTGAAATTATACAACACCATGACACGTCAAAAAGAGGAGTTCCACCCAAGGGAGAACGGGAAAGTTGCGATGTACGTGTGCGGTCCAACGACCTATAA
- the gltX gene encoding glutamate--tRNA ligase has protein sequence MEIRVRFAPSPTGPLHIGGARSALFNYLWACKNKGTFIVRSEDTDLERSSRESEHNILESLRWLNIQWNEGIEVGGEHGPYRQTDRLALYREYTEKLVDSGHAYYCYCTEEELEQERQALSAKGETPRYLGKCRTLTSEQRAVLEKEGRKPVVRFRVPEGQAIHIMDHVRGDVVFDSNGIGDYVIVKSDGIPTYNFAVVIDDTTMNITHVIRGEEHLSNTPRQVLIYQALGLPTPEFAHISLILNTEGGKMSKRDGDTAVMDYQKKGYLPEAIANFIALLGWAPSGEEEFYTLDELTEAFSLDRVSKSPAVFDLQKLNYMNAHYLKKAAPERLAELALPHVQEIGILPQGEQSPEQQQWLIGVVKAISEKIAYMAEVKDFVHYFHGDVPMEPEGEALEVLRGEQVPTVFGLFKEKLQAVESLSEAEVKVLLKQMTKELKLGGKFVYMPVRVALTGQMHGPELYDIIPLLGRENVLKRLEVTEKRYLG, from the coding sequence ATGGAAATTCGCGTTCGATTTGCACCCAGTCCGACAGGTCCACTTCACATCGGAGGGGCAAGATCCGCGTTGTTTAATTATTTATGGGCTTGTAAAAACAAGGGAACCTTTATTGTTCGAAGTGAGGACACTGATTTAGAACGTTCCAGTCGAGAATCCGAGCATAATATTTTGGAATCATTACGTTGGCTAAATATCCAATGGAATGAGGGGATCGAGGTTGGCGGCGAGCATGGTCCTTATCGTCAAACGGATCGCCTGGCACTTTACAGAGAGTATACCGAGAAGCTTGTGGATAGTGGACATGCTTACTATTGCTACTGTACAGAGGAAGAGCTGGAACAAGAAAGGCAGGCCTTGAGTGCCAAGGGTGAAACTCCTCGTTATCTGGGTAAATGTCGTACGTTAACGTCTGAACAACGTGCCGTTTTGGAGAAGGAAGGGCGTAAGCCTGTTGTGCGCTTTCGTGTGCCAGAAGGGCAAGCGATACATATAATGGATCATGTTCGTGGGGATGTTGTTTTTGATAGTAATGGAATTGGGGATTATGTCATCGTTAAATCAGATGGGATTCCCACCTATAATTTTGCAGTGGTTATCGATGATACGACTATGAACATTACCCATGTTATTCGTGGGGAAGAGCATCTCTCCAATACACCGCGTCAGGTCCTGATTTACCAAGCCTTAGGGTTGCCCACTCCTGAATTTGCCCATATTTCGCTCATTCTTAATACCGAAGGAGGGAAAATGAGCAAGCGGGACGGGGATACAGCGGTTATGGACTATCAGAAAAAAGGGTATCTCCCAGAAGCCATCGCCAACTTCATTGCTCTGCTCGGGTGGGCGCCGTCTGGAGAAGAAGAGTTTTATACTCTGGATGAATTGACAGAAGCCTTTTCGCTGGATCGTGTGTCCAAGAGCCCCGCGGTTTTCGATCTTCAGAAGCTGAATTACATGAACGCGCATTACCTTAAAAAAGCTGCTCCTGAACGATTGGCTGAACTTGCATTGCCCCATGTGCAGGAGATAGGTATTCTTCCTCAAGGAGAGCAGTCCCCGGAACAACAGCAATGGCTTATTGGGGTTGTGAAAGCGATTTCTGAGAAAATAGCTTATATGGCAGAAGTAAAGGACTTTGTGCATTATTTCCACGGGGATGTGCCAATGGAACCAGAAGGGGAAGCTCTGGAAGTGCTGCGTGGAGAACAAGTGCCAACCGTCTTTGGATTATTCAAGGAAAAGTTACAGGCAGTCGAATCGCTTTCTGAAGCTGAGGTTAAGGTCCTCTTAAAGCAAATGACGAAAGAGCTAAAGCTCGGAGGGAAATTCGTGTACATGCCGGTACGAGTGGCTTTAACAGGGCAGATGCATGGACCAGAACTTTATGACATCATCCCCTTGTTGGGACGAGAGAATGTTTTAAAACGACTTGAGGTTACAGAGAAACGCTATTTAGGGTAA
- the ispF gene encoding 2-C-methyl-D-erythritol 2,4-cyclodiphosphate synthase has translation MIKVGIGYDVHALVEDRPLILGGVEIPYERGLLGHSDADVLIHAIMDALLGALALGDIGHHFPDHDPRYRGISSLALLEWVMKLIEAHGYKIGNIDSIIVAERPKIAPFISKIRSNLAQAMSIDELCVSVKATTTERLGFEGRGEGIAAQAIVNLEKVGG, from the coding sequence ATTATTAAAGTTGGAATAGGGTATGATGTACACGCCTTGGTTGAGGATCGACCGCTGATTCTAGGAGGGGTGGAAATCCCCTACGAGCGTGGTTTACTAGGACACTCGGATGCAGATGTTCTGATCCACGCGATAATGGATGCTCTCTTGGGGGCCTTGGCTTTAGGGGATATTGGCCATCATTTTCCGGATCATGATCCACGTTACCGAGGGATTTCAAGTCTTGCTTTATTAGAGTGGGTCATGAAGCTCATCGAAGCGCATGGGTATAAAATTGGAAATATTGATAGCATTATTGTGGCAGAGCGCCCGAAAATAGCCCCGTTTATCTCAAAGATACGCTCTAATCTTGCCCAAGCGATGAGTATTGATGAATTGTGTGTGTCAGTGAAAGCGACAACAACTGAACGCTTGGGGTTTGAAGGTCGGGGCGAGGGAATTGCTGCCCAGGCGATCGTTAATTTAGAAAAGGTTGGAGGATGA
- the ispD gene encoding 2-C-methyl-D-erythritol 4-phosphate cytidylyltransferase, whose translation MAKIGIVIPAAGQGKRMGAGYNKQFLALMGEPILVHTVRLFEESSKVSEIVIVGAEGDVTVIEKLVHHHKFNKVVAICIGGLQRQDSVHSGVQALSTTIRRVVVHDGARPLLTLQEFHRFLEDSEGFPSAIMGIQLKDTIKRIDSFSKVTETLPRERLRAVQTPQIFDREILEEAHSRAASAGHYGTDDASLLEWMGYPVQMVEGSQENIKVTTPEDLWLAERILAQRL comes from the coding sequence TTGGCTAAGATAGGAATTGTAATTCCTGCAGCTGGTCAAGGCAAACGGATGGGGGCCGGATACAACAAGCAATTTCTAGCTTTAATGGGGGAGCCTATCTTGGTTCACACGGTTCGGCTTTTTGAAGAGTCCAGCAAGGTTTCTGAAATTGTTATCGTAGGGGCTGAAGGTGATGTTACGGTTATCGAAAAACTTGTGCATCACCACAAGTTCAACAAAGTTGTAGCCATTTGCATTGGTGGATTGCAACGTCAAGACTCTGTTCACTCAGGGGTTCAAGCTTTAAGTACCACTATTCGACGGGTAGTGGTTCATGATGGGGCGAGGCCCCTTTTGACATTACAGGAATTCCACCGCTTTCTGGAAGATTCGGAAGGTTTCCCCTCGGCGATTATGGGAATCCAGCTCAAGGATACTATAAAGCGGATTGATTCGTTCAGTAAAGTGACAGAGACCTTGCCACGTGAACGTTTACGGGCTGTACAGACTCCTCAAATCTTTGATCGTGAGATATTGGAAGAAGCACATTCCCGAGCTGCATCTGCGGGTCACTATGGTACGGATGATGCATCTTTGCTAGAATGGATGGGGTATCCCGTGCAGATGGTAGAGGGGTCACAGGAGAATATCAAAGTGACTACGCCCGAGGATTTATGGTTAGCTGAACGGATTCTTGCTCAGAGGCTGTAG